The following proteins are co-located in the Maridesulfovibrio sp. genome:
- the clpS gene encoding ATP-dependent Clp protease adapter ClpS gives MAEYKENFESDVLLEDELKEPRKFRVLLHNDDYTSMEFVVAVLMQVFRKTEEESTKIMLQVHNDGVGVCGVYTAEVAETRVEMVKQLAQQAGYPLKCTIEEV, from the coding sequence ATGGCTGAATATAAAGAAAATTTTGAGTCAGATGTACTGCTGGAGGACGAGCTGAAGGAACCTCGGAAGTTCCGTGTGCTTTTGCACAATGACGACTATACTTCCATGGAATTCGTTGTGGCCGTGCTCATGCAGGTTTTCAGGAAAACAGAAGAGGAATCCACAAAAATAATGCTCCAAGTCCATAATGACGGAGTCGGGGTATGTGGAGTTTACACGGCAGAAGTTGCTGAAACTCGCGTTGAAATGGTCAAGCAGCTTGCACAGCAGGCAGGCTATCCGCTGAAATGCACAATCGAAGAGGTCTAG
- a CDS encoding class IV adenylate cyclase codes for MALETELKYLNADHDKARMIMKEQGAKMLTRHYERNVVLDDPGRTLYKRSALLRVRQADKVTMTVKRIPAAPVSGKAKVYIEHETEVSNFDETVAALQVLGYSPVFSYEKIREEWEFAGCHICLDLLPFGPFIEIEGPEDGILSCADRLGLSSDDACKKTYHELNRDYRNDRGLDPDENFVFTPEEIQELL; via the coding sequence ATGGCCCTAGAAACCGAATTGAAATACCTGAATGCCGATCACGACAAAGCTCGGATGATTATGAAAGAGCAGGGGGCTAAGATGCTTACCCGGCATTATGAACGTAATGTTGTGCTCGATGATCCGGGGCGTACTTTATATAAAAGGTCAGCATTGCTGCGGGTACGTCAGGCGGATAAGGTAACTATGACTGTTAAACGTATTCCTGCAGCTCCGGTTTCCGGAAAGGCAAAGGTTTACATTGAGCACGAAACAGAGGTCTCAAACTTTGATGAGACCGTGGCTGCATTGCAGGTCTTGGGGTATTCTCCTGTTTTCAGCTATGAAAAGATACGTGAGGAATGGGAGTTTGCAGGATGTCATATCTGTCTGGATCTGCTCCCATTTGGTCCATTTATTGAAATTGAAGGACCAGAGGACGGAATTTTGTCCTGTGCTGATAGGTTGGGGCTAAGTTCAGATGATGCCTGCAAGAAGACATATCATGAGCTAAATCGGGATTATAGAAATGATCGCGGCTTGGACCCTGATGAAAATTTTGTGTTTACCCCTGAAGAAATTCAAGAATTACTTTAA
- the crcB gene encoding fluoride efflux transporter CrcB, translating into MHKYLYIAAGGAVGSLCRYIVSGITQRMFATSFPIGTFSVNMLGCLFFGLVTGLFEERLGFPPEMRLLILTGFMGAFTTFSTYMFESTNLIKSGQWAMTALNIGGQSVLGFVCIIGGLALGRLIVS; encoded by the coding sequence ATGCATAAATACTTATACATCGCGGCTGGCGGGGCAGTCGGAAGCCTATGCCGTTATATTGTTTCCGGCATAACACAGCGGATGTTCGCCACATCCTTCCCCATAGGAACATTTTCAGTGAATATGCTCGGCTGCCTTTTTTTCGGGCTGGTTACCGGACTATTTGAAGAGCGTCTCGGATTCCCGCCGGAGATGCGCCTCCTCATTTTAACCGGATTCATGGGCGCATTCACCACATTTTCGACCTACATGTTTGAGTCAACCAACCTTATTAAATCAGGCCAGTGGGCCATGACCGCTCTGAACATTGGCGGGCAGAGTGTGCTGGGATTCGTCTGCATTATCGGCGGGCTGGCTCTGGGCAGATTGATTGTTTCCTGA
- a CDS encoding DUF190 domain-containing protein — MTLTEKAVRLKIFTGEENRIKHRPLYEVIVEEARNQGLAGASVYRGVMGYGANSQVRTTSILRLSEDLPLIIEIIDRPEKIERFTDFLSENMTEGLVTAEEVNIVIHKHNKGEKQ, encoded by the coding sequence ATGACCTTAACGGAAAAAGCTGTAAGACTCAAAATATTCACTGGAGAGGAAAATAGAATCAAGCACCGCCCCCTTTACGAAGTAATCGTAGAAGAAGCGCGTAACCAAGGGCTCGCCGGGGCCTCGGTATATCGAGGTGTGATGGGCTACGGAGCAAACAGTCAGGTCCGCACAACTTCCATCCTCAGGCTGTCCGAAGACCTGCCACTGATCATCGAGATCATTGACAGGCCCGAAAAAATTGAAAGATTCACAGATTTTCTGAGTGAAAACATGACTGAAGGACTGGTCACAGCCGAAGAGGTGAACATAGTCATTCACAAACACAACAAAGGCGAAAAGCAGTAA
- a CDS encoding chemotaxis response regulator protein-glutamate methylesterase, whose amino-acid sequence MKKKTKVLIVDDSALVRQALQQLFATDSNIEIVGSAGDPFAAAEIMKRVVPDVITLDIEMPKMDGLTFLRKLMTQHPVPVVICSTLTEQGSDAYMKALEYGAVDVITKPKIGTKKFFEESSIRVCDVVKAAAMTRPSKLSARPMTVQPKLTADAVLPKSRPRTTALQTTDKVILVGASTGGTEAIQGFLQSMPLDCPGIAIVQHMPEKFTAAFASRLDTICRITVKEARDGDSILRGQALIAPGNKHMLLKRSGARYYVEIKDGPLVSRHRPSVDVLFRSGASSAGKNAVGVIMTGMGDDGAKGMKEMHDSGTYCIAQDEASCVVFGMPQEAIKLGGVDKIMPLKNIPGAVVNFCSR is encoded by the coding sequence ATGAAGAAGAAAACCAAGGTGTTGATTGTTGATGATTCCGCTCTGGTTCGTCAGGCATTACAGCAGCTTTTTGCTACTGATTCCAATATAGAAATAGTAGGCAGTGCCGGTGATCCTTTTGCAGCAGCAGAAATAATGAAAAGGGTTGTTCCGGATGTAATTACTCTTGATATTGAAATGCCTAAAATGGACGGACTTACTTTTCTACGCAAGTTAATGACCCAGCATCCTGTGCCTGTGGTTATTTGTTCTACCCTTACAGAACAGGGTTCGGATGCTTATATGAAAGCTCTTGAATACGGGGCGGTGGATGTGATTACTAAGCCGAAGATAGGTACCAAGAAGTTTTTTGAGGAGTCCAGTATCCGGGTTTGTGATGTGGTTAAAGCAGCGGCTATGACTAGACCAAGCAAGCTTTCTGCCCGTCCGATGACAGTTCAGCCCAAGCTTACTGCTGATGCGGTTCTGCCTAAATCCCGGCCTCGCACTACAGCTTTGCAGACCACCGATAAAGTAATACTCGTCGGTGCTTCAACCGGAGGAACAGAGGCGATTCAAGGTTTTCTGCAAAGTATGCCGCTTGATTGTCCGGGGATTGCCATTGTGCAGCATATGCCGGAAAAATTTACGGCTGCTTTTGCTTCAAGGTTGGATACCATTTGCCGCATTACGGTCAAGGAAGCAAGAGACGGGGACAGCATCCTGAGGGGGCAGGCTTTGATTGCTCCGGGCAATAAGCATATGCTTCTCAAGCGTTCTGGAGCCCGCTACTATGTTGAGATTAAAGATGGTCCTTTGGTCAGTCGCCACAGACCTTCCGTGGATGTGCTTTTTCGCTCAGGAGCATCCAGTGCCGGAAAAAATGCTGTGGGTGTAATTATGACCGGAATGGGTGACGACGGGGCAAAGGGCATGAAAGAAATGCACGACTCCGGAACATACTGTATCGCACAGGATGAGGCTTCCTGCGTCGTCTTTGGTATGCCGCAGGAAGCCATTAAACTAGGCGGAGTTGATAAGATTATGCCGCTTAAGAATATTCCCGGCGCGGTGGTTAATTTTTGTAGCCGTTAG
- a CDS encoding CheR family methyltransferase produces MPKMTDSDFGKFSKLIKEEFGIKMPPSKKTMLEARLQKRLRALGFSCHSQYCDFLFSPGGFERELASLIDVVTTNTTDFFREPKHFELLLSTVLPDLCQRNSRPVKVWSAGCSSGEEPYTLCMVLEEFAEKNPSFKYSLMATDISTDILRKAINAVYPMSKVDVVPMALKKKYLLKSKDRAKPLVRVVPALRNKVDFRRLNFMEPFPFKDQKDIIFCRNVVIYFDRATQYSLFKKFCSTLSKGGYLFIGHSESISGMELPVRQIAPTVYQKV; encoded by the coding sequence ATGCCTAAGATGACTGACTCTGATTTCGGCAAATTCAGTAAGCTGATAAAGGAGGAGTTCGGAATCAAGATGCCGCCTTCCAAGAAGACAATGCTTGAGGCGCGTCTTCAGAAAAGGTTACGTGCTCTCGGTTTCAGTTGTCATTCACAGTATTGCGATTTTCTCTTCAGCCCAGGAGGTTTTGAAAGGGAATTGGCTTCGCTTATTGATGTAGTCACAACCAATACAACGGATTTTTTCCGGGAGCCTAAACATTTTGAGTTATTGTTGAGCACAGTTTTGCCTGATCTGTGCCAGCGTAACAGCAGGCCTGTTAAAGTCTGGTCTGCGGGATGTTCCAGCGGAGAGGAACCATATACACTGTGTATGGTCCTCGAGGAATTTGCCGAAAAGAACCCTAGTTTCAAGTACTCCTTAATGGCTACGGATATTTCTACTGATATCCTTCGCAAGGCTATCAACGCCGTTTATCCAATGAGCAAGGTGGACGTGGTCCCAATGGCCCTGAAGAAAAAGTACCTGCTCAAAAGTAAAGACCGGGCCAAGCCGTTGGTCCGGGTTGTTCCGGCATTGCGTAACAAGGTGGATTTCCGGAGGCTTAATTTCATGGAGCCTTTTCCGTTCAAGGATCAAAAAGATATAATATTCTGTCGCAACGTAGTCATATATTTTGACAGGGCTACACAATACTCTTTGTTTAAGAAATTTTGTTCCACTTTATCCAAAGGCGGATACTTGTTCATCGGGCACTCTGAAAGTATTTCAGGAATGGAACTGCCAGTCAGGCAGATTGCTCCCACTGTTTACCAAAAGGTTTAG
- a CDS encoding chemotaxis protein CheA — MSDDMTTQVFKEEAYELLGELETSLLELEDVPDDMDIINRVFRALHTIKGSGSMFGFEAIAEFTHEVETIFDKVRNGELAITKNLLSLSLAARDHIYSMLESSTGEGDSSVGNGILEGLKDVAADGAEIEQEIEDETTVASGEEIEPDEITEVDVKESCSSQSLKSLYQIVIKVAAGNDVEEENLDPLLEDLGQIGVVCSKVLHRDDEVWWDVIFQSSADSMSIEEIFFFTDIPVTVNVREVAREDVADIFDPHHDDENEDLSAEPAQTKKLGEILVERGAVASEAIDEALAVQKPLVDQKPLGELLTEKGVVSKQKVESALAEQTATKEFKSAAKKSRKKVDTASSIRVSAEKLDYLVDLVGELVIVQAQISQVVSSKADPSLTALSEELERLSDELRDSTLGIRMLPIGTTFSKFRRLVRDLSEDLGKEIDLNTNGAETELDKTVIERLGDPLVHLLRNSIDHGIEGPEKRTAKGKPRRGTITLTAEHSGGDVLIIIEDDGKGMSTEVIKAKAVEKGLISTDQDLGDKDIFNLIFEPGFSTAQSVTNVSGRGVGMDVVKRAIDSLRGSIDITSKEGQGTIITIRLPLTLAIIDGLQVRVGDDYFVIPLSLVEECVELTSKDVEEANGQQFVNLRGEIVPYIRIREWFEVEGESPPIEQIVITGLDGSRIGVVVDTVIGEHQTVIKSLGRVYRDVEGISGATIKGDGTLALILDIPKLFRTVLAEIKAAG, encoded by the coding sequence ATGTCTGATGATATGACAACTCAAGTATTCAAGGAAGAAGCATACGAATTACTGGGTGAGCTTGAAACCTCTTTGCTTGAACTTGAAGATGTTCCTGATGATATGGATATTATCAACCGTGTCTTCAGAGCGCTGCATACGATTAAAGGTTCCGGGTCTATGTTTGGCTTTGAAGCCATTGCTGAATTTACCCATGAAGTTGAGACCATATTTGATAAGGTCAGGAATGGGGAGCTTGCGATAACTAAAAATTTGTTGAGCCTTTCTCTTGCTGCACGTGATCATATTTATTCCATGCTAGAATCTTCAACCGGTGAAGGGGATAGCAGTGTAGGGAACGGCATTCTCGAAGGTTTGAAAGATGTTGCCGCTGACGGGGCCGAAATCGAGCAGGAAATAGAAGATGAAACAACAGTTGCTTCTGGTGAAGAAATAGAACCAGATGAAATAACTGAGGTTGATGTTAAAGAATCTTGCTCTAGTCAATCGTTGAAAAGCCTTTATCAGATTGTCATTAAGGTTGCCGCAGGCAATGACGTTGAAGAAGAAAACCTCGATCCTCTTTTGGAAGATCTTGGCCAGATAGGAGTTGTGTGTTCAAAAGTTCTGCACAGGGATGACGAAGTCTGGTGGGATGTTATTTTTCAGAGTAGTGCGGACTCCATGTCTATTGAGGAGATTTTCTTTTTTACCGATATACCGGTAACTGTGAATGTGCGCGAAGTCGCGCGGGAAGATGTTGCAGATATATTTGATCCTCACCATGATGATGAGAATGAAGATCTTTCCGCTGAACCTGCGCAGACTAAAAAGCTGGGTGAAATCCTTGTTGAAAGGGGTGCTGTAGCCTCCGAAGCCATTGATGAGGCTTTGGCCGTCCAGAAGCCTTTGGTCGATCAGAAGCCCTTGGGTGAATTGCTTACTGAGAAGGGTGTAGTCAGCAAGCAGAAAGTGGAAAGTGCCCTGGCAGAGCAGACAGCGACAAAAGAATTTAAATCAGCAGCTAAGAAATCTCGTAAAAAGGTTGATACTGCCTCTTCTATTCGAGTCTCCGCTGAAAAACTGGACTATCTGGTGGACCTTGTCGGCGAACTGGTCATCGTTCAGGCCCAGATCAGTCAGGTGGTCAGTTCCAAGGCCGACCCTTCCTTGACCGCTCTTTCTGAGGAACTCGAGCGTCTTTCCGATGAACTCAGGGACAGTACTCTCGGAATTCGAATGCTGCCCATCGGAACAACTTTCAGTAAGTTCAGGCGTCTTGTCCGCGATCTTTCCGAAGACCTCGGTAAAGAGATAGACCTTAATACCAACGGGGCAGAAACCGAGCTGGATAAGACCGTTATCGAGCGTCTTGGCGACCCCCTTGTACACCTGCTTCGTAATTCTATTGACCACGGCATCGAAGGGCCTGAAAAGCGGACAGCAAAGGGCAAGCCTCGCCGGGGCACCATCACGCTTACAGCAGAACATTCCGGTGGTGATGTACTCATCATTATCGAAGACGACGGTAAGGGTATGTCTACGGAGGTCATTAAGGCGAAGGCGGTTGAAAAAGGACTTATTTCCACTGATCAGGATCTTGGCGATAAAGATATTTTTAATCTTATTTTCGAGCCGGGATTTTCCACTGCCCAGAGTGTGACCAATGTTTCCGGTCGCGGTGTGGGGATGGACGTTGTAAAACGGGCCATTGATTCCCTGCGGGGCAGTATTGATATTACAAGTAAAGAAGGACAGGGAACAATCATAACCATCAGGCTGCCGCTTACTCTTGCGATTATCGATGGTCTGCAGGTTCGCGTCGGTGATGATTATTTTGTCATTCCGCTTTCCTTGGTTGAAGAGTGCGTTGAACTCACCAGTAAGGATGTTGAAGAGGCCAATGGCCAGCAGTTCGTTAACCTGCGCGGTGAGATTGTCCCGTATATCAGGATTCGTGAATGGTTCGAAGTTGAGGGAGAATCTCCGCCCATTGAACAGATTGTCATTACCGGACTCGATGGCAGTAGAATAGGTGTTGTTGTGGATACTGTTATCGGTGAGCATCAGACTGTAATTAAAAGTCTGGGACGTGTGTACCGTGATGTGGAAGGCATTTCCGGAGCAACTATTAAAGGAGATGGAACCCTCGCGTTGATTCTGGATATCCCGAAATTATTCAGGACAGTTCTTGCTGAAATAAAGGCGGCTGGCTGA
- a CDS encoding DUF2062 domain-containing protein translates to MQRNFSRWEKLKRLLKLYYLKLMRINASPHNIAMGVACGVFGGCFPVIPGLPLQTVIAVVMAFFTRSSKIAAAIATWISNPFNWLLFYYVQFKIGTFLLPIEVQFDPAKWQVSDFMEIGWQGVTILIFGGFVLGVPLGIVSYFIALHFIRRYRRRKALRMLARRKKL, encoded by the coding sequence ATGCAGAGGAATTTCAGCAGATGGGAGAAGTTAAAGAGGCTTCTCAAATTATATTATTTAAAATTGATGCGTATCAACGCATCCCCGCATAACATCGCTATGGGGGTCGCCTGTGGTGTTTTCGGAGGATGTTTTCCGGTTATACCGGGGCTTCCTCTGCAAACGGTCATTGCTGTTGTTATGGCTTTCTTTACCCGCAGCAGCAAGATTGCCGCGGCCATTGCTACATGGATATCCAATCCGTTTAACTGGCTGCTTTTCTATTATGTGCAGTTCAAGATCGGCACATTCCTGCTGCCGATCGAAGTTCAGTTTGATCCGGCCAAGTGGCAGGTTTCGGATTTTATGGAAATCGGCTGGCAGGGTGTGACAATCCTTATTTTTGGCGGATTTGTTCTTGGTGTTCCTCTGGGGATAGTTTCCTATTTTATTGCCTTGCATTTTATACGTCGTTATCGCAGGCGTAAAGCTTTGCGGATGCTTGCCCGCAGGAAGAAATTATAG
- the fusA gene encoding elongation factor G, translating to MNTKPDFSAKGIGKIRNIGIIAHIDAGKTTVTERMLYFSGRIHRLGEVHEGTATMDYLPEEQERGITITSAVTTCYWGQNTVNIIDTPGHVDFTIEVERSLRVLDGAVGVFCAVGGVEPQSETVWRQSEAYHVPKLVFINKMDRLGADFEAVLESMAAKLSIKSLPVQIPDGAGDEFSAVYDLIRMKKLIFDQDSNGEEFDVLDLDEQDEEFVAPWRERMCEILSEVDDEFMERYLEDDIDPEYIDAVIRKATLELKLVPVFSGSALKNVGVQPLMDGVGKYLPSPLEAPKVTGINPQTGVVQEVEPSANGPFQALAFKVVMDSGRKMVLMRIYSGKIEAGDMVRNYTQGKDERVARLFKMHAGRKERLDMAGIGDIVGAAGLKDTCTGDTLSSSEIPLVLEQIEMYKPVISMAIEPRNVDESEKLEEVLDKYLQEDPTLALKTDEDTGQIILSGMGELHLEVVLDRMRREYKLEPRSGKPQVVYQEVPGGNAEAEEEFNKLLGEDKHYGYVRLSVEPQERGAGRDVVFEIDTSEWSSEWMDAVAEGVDDALQSGVLKGFPVQDVKVRILELRKRDGESSVPGYHMAAGKALKAALAASSPKLMEPIMDVEISVPEEFVGDVIGLLGAKGARIENMLDRNRQKIVQALSPLRNMFGFSTELRSATQGRAGFAMKFHSFDVLD from the coding sequence GTGAATACAAAGCCTGATTTCTCTGCAAAAGGTATTGGAAAGATACGTAATATAGGAATTATTGCTCATATTGACGCCGGTAAGACTACTGTTACCGAACGTATGCTCTATTTTTCAGGAAGAATTCACAGATTGGGAGAGGTTCATGAAGGAACCGCTACCATGGATTATTTGCCGGAAGAGCAAGAGCGCGGAATTACTATTACTTCAGCAGTAACCACATGTTACTGGGGACAGAATACAGTCAATATTATCGATACGCCGGGTCATGTGGATTTTACCATTGAGGTAGAGCGTTCCTTGCGAGTGCTGGATGGTGCGGTCGGGGTTTTTTGCGCCGTTGGCGGAGTAGAGCCTCAGTCGGAAACTGTCTGGCGTCAGAGTGAGGCTTATCATGTTCCCAAGCTCGTGTTCATAAACAAAATGGATCGCCTTGGTGCAGATTTTGAGGCTGTACTTGAATCGATGGCTGCCAAACTTTCCATCAAAAGTCTTCCTGTTCAGATTCCGGACGGTGCCGGAGATGAGTTCTCAGCTGTTTATGATCTTATTCGTATGAAAAAGCTGATCTTTGATCAGGACAGCAATGGCGAAGAATTTGATGTCCTTGATTTGGATGAGCAGGATGAAGAGTTTGTTGCTCCATGGCGGGAACGTATGTGCGAGATCCTTTCCGAGGTGGATGATGAATTCATGGAAAGGTATCTTGAGGATGACATCGATCCCGAATACATTGATGCCGTCATCCGCAAAGCTACTCTTGAACTTAAGCTGGTGCCGGTCTTTTCCGGTTCGGCATTGAAGAATGTGGGTGTGCAGCCGCTGATGGACGGGGTTGGAAAATACCTGCCCAGTCCGTTGGAAGCTCCCAAGGTTACGGGGATAAACCCGCAGACCGGTGTTGTTCAGGAAGTTGAACCGTCAGCCAATGGTCCGTTTCAGGCTCTTGCGTTTAAGGTTGTCATGGATTCCGGGCGCAAAATGGTGCTTATGCGTATTTATTCCGGCAAGATAGAGGCTGGAGATATGGTGCGAAATTATACGCAGGGTAAAGATGAGCGTGTTGCCCGTCTTTTCAAGATGCATGCAGGACGCAAAGAACGTCTTGATATGGCTGGTATCGGTGATATCGTTGGGGCTGCCGGACTAAAGGACACCTGTACCGGAGATACTCTTTCCTCTTCTGAAATACCGCTCGTGCTGGAACAGATAGAAATGTACAAGCCGGTAATTTCCATGGCTATTGAGCCGCGCAACGTGGATGAATCCGAAAAGCTGGAAGAGGTTCTGGATAAATATTTACAGGAAGATCCTACTCTCGCTTTAAAGACAGATGAAGATACAGGGCAGATTATTCTTTCGGGTATGGGAGAACTTCACCTCGAGGTTGTTCTGGACCGCATGCGCAGGGAGTACAAGCTTGAGCCAAGATCGGGCAAGCCGCAGGTTGTTTATCAGGAGGTTCCCGGCGGCAATGCGGAAGCCGAGGAAGAGTTTAATAAGCTCCTTGGTGAGGATAAGCATTACGGTTATGTGCGTCTTTCCGTTGAGCCGCAGGAAAGAGGAGCCGGTCGGGATGTTGTATTTGAAATTGATACGAGTGAATGGTCTTCCGAGTGGATGGATGCGGTTGCAGAAGGTGTCGATGATGCCTTGCAGAGCGGTGTTTTAAAGGGATTTCCGGTTCAGGACGTGAAAGTGCGTATTCTTGAACTGCGTAAACGGGACGGTGAATCAAGCGTTCCGGGGTACCATATGGCGGCTGGCAAGGCTTTAAAGGCAGCATTGGCGGCATCTTCGCCGAAGTTGATGGAGCCGATCATGGATGTGGAGATTTCGGTCCCTGAAGAATTTGTCGGCGATGTTATCGGGTTGCTGGGAGCTAAGGGCGCGCGTATCGAGAATATGCTCGACCGTAATAGGCAGAAGATTGTTCAGGCCTTATCTCCGTTGCGGAATATGTTCGGTTTTTCAACCGAGTTGAGATCGGCCACTCAGGGAAGGGCCGGTTTTGCCATGAAGTTCCACAGCTTTGATGTTTTGGACTAA
- a CDS encoding outer membrane protein assembly factor BamD — protein MRNKFLSVFLASFLIISLSGCGLVDYYFLPKPEDTAQELFEAGVEAMKDKEYYDATEFFSKLKDRYPFSPYTVKAEISLGDAYFLDKKYFDASEAYKEFAALHPGNDEIPYVIYQIGLSNFNLFSSIDRPQSNITEALEYFYRVEEAYPDTQYAKSAKEYIVKCRRSLADHELYIADFFWRSSKFGSAWKRYAYVVRNFKDLPEVRKYAMKQAEMSYYEYQKTLSQEERERLQGSWKELVDWL, from the coding sequence ATGCGAAATAAATTTCTTTCTGTTTTTTTAGCTTCTTTTTTAATTATCAGCCTCTCCGGCTGTGGTCTTGTTGACTACTATTTCCTTCCCAAGCCTGAAGATACCGCGCAAGAGCTTTTCGAAGCAGGTGTGGAGGCTATGAAGGATAAAGAATATTACGATGCTACTGAGTTCTTTTCAAAGTTGAAAGACCGTTATCCTTTCAGCCCGTATACAGTTAAAGCTGAGATCAGTCTTGGAGATGCATATTTCCTTGATAAAAAGTATTTCGATGCATCTGAGGCTTATAAGGAATTCGCAGCCCTGCATCCTGGGAACGATGAGATTCCCTATGTCATTTATCAGATCGGTTTGAGCAACTTCAATCTGTTTAGCTCAATTGACAGGCCGCAGAGCAATATCACGGAGGCTCTTGAATATTTTTACAGGGTTGAAGAAGCATATCCGGATACCCAGTATGCAAAATCTGCCAAGGAATATATTGTAAAATGCCGCCGCTCATTGGCAGACCATGAGCTTTATATTGCGGATTTCTTCTGGCGATCTTCAAAGTTCGGTTCTGCATGGAAGCGTTATGCCTACGTGGTCAGGAATTTCAAGGATCTGCCTGAAGTGCGTAAATACGCTATGAAGCAAGCGGAAATGTCCTATTACGAATACCAGAAAACTCTATCTCAGGAAGAGCGCGAGCGTCTTCAGGGAAGCTGGAAAGAGCTGGTCGATTGGCTCTAA
- the trxB gene encoding thioredoxin-disulfide reductase, whose protein sequence is MKSYDAVVIGGGPAGMAAALYLARAGVNFLAVEKLSHGGQMLLTDELENFPGFPEGIKGYELADRMDRHVKHYKYDHVYDEVQQIIPGEESHEVIVASGDHVKTQVIIITSGVTFRKLKVPNEEKLLGRGVSFCALCDGHFYRDKVVAVIGGGNSALEEALYLSRLVKKLYLVHRRDEFRADRVYQDKCLANPVIELVLNSVVSKIVGDTEVSGVEVKNITTGEYSVLDVDGVFIFVGFDAVCSFFPKELALDKYGFIKTTCEMESSIPGIYAAGDIRSKKCRQVVTAVGDGATAATAAYAYLEHK, encoded by the coding sequence ATGAAGTCTTATGACGCCGTTGTAATTGGGGGCGGCCCTGCCGGAATGGCGGCCGCCCTTTATCTCGCGAGGGCAGGAGTTAACTTTCTTGCCGTCGAAAAGTTGTCCCATGGCGGACAGATGCTCTTGACCGATGAGCTGGAGAATTTCCCCGGATTCCCTGAGGGAATCAAGGGGTACGAGTTGGCCGACAGAATGGACAGGCATGTTAAGCATTATAAGTATGACCATGTCTATGATGAGGTGCAGCAGATCATTCCTGGTGAAGAGTCTCACGAGGTTATAGTTGCTAGCGGTGATCATGTAAAAACCCAGGTAATCATAATTACCTCTGGTGTTACTTTCAGGAAATTAAAGGTTCCCAACGAGGAAAAGCTGCTGGGGCGCGGTGTTTCTTTTTGTGCCCTGTGTGACGGTCATTTTTATCGTGATAAGGTTGTGGCTGTCATTGGTGGCGGTAATTCAGCGCTTGAGGAAGCCCTCTATCTTTCCAGGCTTGTAAAGAAGCTTTACCTTGTGCATCGCAGGGATGAATTCAGGGCGGACAGGGTTTATCAGGATAAATGTCTTGCAAACCCGGTGATTGAGCTTGTCCTTAATTCTGTTGTTTCGAAGATTGTCGGTGATACCGAAGTCTCTGGTGTTGAAGTTAAGAATATAACTACCGGAGAGTATTCCGTCCTTGATGTGGACGGAGTTTTTATTTTTGTCGGTTTTGATGCCGTGTGCAGTTTTTTTCCAAAAGAACTGGCACTTGATAAATATGGATTTATAAAAACAACCTGCGAAATGGAATCAAGTATTCCCGGAATATACGCTGCGGGCGACATCCGTTCAAAGAAATGCCGGCAGGTTGTTACTGCCGTAGGTGATGGCGCGACTGCCGCCACGGCCGCGTATGCGTATCTGGAACATAAATAA
- the trxA gene encoding thioredoxin: MALQVTDSNFQEEVLNSDKPVLVDFWAPWCGPCRAMGPVIDELAEEFSGQIKICKMNVDDNPASPGKYGIRAIPTLILFKDGEVVDQTTGAVSKSSIKEMISSKAL; this comes from the coding sequence ATGGCTTTGCAGGTTACCGATTCCAATTTTCAAGAAGAAGTTCTCAATAGTGATAAGCCTGTTCTGGTTGACTTCTGGGCTCCGTGGTGCGGACCCTGTCGTGCAATGGGCCCTGTGATTGACGAGCTTGCTGAAGAATTCTCCGGCCAGATTAAAATCTGCAAGATGAATGTAGATGATAACCCTGCGTCTCCCGGAAAGTATGGCATCCGTGCTATCCCGACCCTCATCCTTTTCAAGGATGGCGAAGTTGTAGACCAGACCACTGGTGCAGTTTCCAAGAGCAGCATTAAGGAAATGATCAGCAGCAAGGCTTTGTAA